GCTGGGACTTCAACCAATGTTTTTGGTCCCCTTATTCTTTCCCTTGCTATCTGCACCTTTGGTGTAATTATGGGAGCAGGGGGTGGATTTATCTTGAATCCCCTTTTGATCCTTATCTATCATATACCCCATGGAGTGGTAGCAGGTTCTGTTATGCCTACAGTTCTTTTTAGCCAAGCTACAGGTATTTATAATTACAGCAAAATTGGGTTTATTAACTGGAAACTGGGAATTACAGTAGGTATTTTTATGGCCCTCGGTGGATTCTTTGGACCACTTTTAAACCAGTTTGTTACTGTTGATGAATATAAATTTGTTTTTGGAATAGTTCTTCTCATCCTTGCAGCCCTTATGTTATGGCAGACAACTCCTGGTTACATTGAAAAGTCAAAGAAAGAAAAGGCCATTCTTGAAGAATTTAAGAAAAAGGCAGCTGCAGCCAAGGCTGGAAAAGAACAAAAATAAGGAGGTGAGATCATGAAAATAGATTTCTGGGGTCAAGAGTTTAAGGCAAATATGGTGGTGGGTGCCATTGGTGGCTTTATTATAGCAGTGGCCTCAAGTTTAGGTGGTTTTGGTGGTGGTCCCTTTGTAGTTCCTCTTATGACTGTTATTATGGGTCTTCCTATTTATGTGGTTGTTGGAAGCTCCCTTCTTGCCATCTTTTTCAACACTCTTATGGCCTCATCAAGATACTACTTTTTTGGACAAACGGATGTGCTCCTTTTTATTATTATGGCCATTGGTGCAGTTTCTGCGGGTTTCATCGGTCCGAGAATTGCTAAAAGACTTAGTCCCATCTGGGTAAAAAGAGTAGCTGTGGTTGGTTGTGGTTATCTTGGTTTAAAACTTCTTGGCATACTTCCATAAAACTCTCAATCCCCTACTCCCCCTCCCTACATTAATACCCCTCCCCTACCCCCTCCAGGGGAGGGGTTTCTTTATTTTAAGACTGTAATGCCTCATTTATTTTTCTAAATAAAATCATTTTTACCCCCTCTTTTTACTGTCAATTTTTCCTGGGAATAATTAATTTTTTTAAATTTACGCTTTCAAGCATTTTCTGATATCTCCTTATATCTCTGTAAAGCTCCTTTACTTTTCCACCCCCTTTTTCCTTTAAAATAAGCTTTGCCAAGGGACTTAAGGTCTACCTTTCGTGAATTTAAGAAGAGTGAGATATACAGTTTTTTCATAAAGTTTTAAGAAAGAGGTCCTAAATTGAATTTGAAAAATTTTTTATCCGAGGTAACGATAAAATTTCGAATAGATTTTTAATGAGGCAATTCGTTACCTTGTTATTTATAGGACTTGTGTTATAAATAGAAACTATGTTTGAGGGCACAACTGTCATAGCCGTGAAAAGAAACGGAAGGGTTGCTCTGGCTGGTGATGGTCAGGTTACCTTTGGAAATACTATTTTAAAGCATAAGGCCCGTAAGATCAGGCGCCTTTATAAAGGTCTGGTTCTTGTTGGATTTGCAGGGGCAACAGCTGATGCCCTGACCCTCTTTGAAAAATTAGAAAAAAAATTAGAGACCTATTCAGGACAGCTTTTAAGATCTGCTGTTGAGTTGGCTAAAGACTGGAGAACTGATAAAATCTTGCGGCG
This window of the Caldimicrobium thiodismutans genome carries:
- the hslV gene encoding ATP-dependent protease subunit HslV, with product MFEGTTVIAVKRNGRVALAGDGQVTFGNTILKHKARKIRRLYKGLVLVGFAGATADALTLFEKLEKKLETYSGQLLRSAVELAKDWRTDKILRRLEAFLIAADKDNILLISGAGDVVEPDEEVVAIGSGAPMALAAAKALLRYTDLSAREIAEKALKIAGEICIYTNSEITVEEL